One genomic window of Amphiura filiformis chromosome 3, Afil_fr2py, whole genome shotgun sequence includes the following:
- the LOC140148633 gene encoding uncharacterized protein: protein MKSFTIKCLTFLSALTFALACQPPDCDRPDCGSCGNACCTLKFTLFNKSPKEAYNDMTKALTAGGADGRYTFIAGSDNTKYNISCLYQIQGWHTTLEHHYNDTLNFSIYGNPDGPASSSLVTAFSISQIAGALCDAGQNYKNLVGYFKGLKIPYARADVFGCQNPNP from the exons ATGAAGTCTTTCACCATCAAGTGCCTTACGTTTTTATCAGCTTTGACATTTGCGTTGGCTTGTCAACCTCCAGATTGTGATAGACCAGATTGTGGCTCATGTG GAAATGCCTGTTGTACGCTGAAATTCACTCTAT TCAACAAAAGCCCAAAGGAAGCCTACAATGATATGACCAAGGCACTTACTGCAG GTGGAGCTGATGGACGTTATACTTTCATAGCAGGATCAGATAATACTAAATACAACATCTCATGTCTCTATCAAATTCAG GGGTGGCATACAACTCTTGAACATCACTACAATGACACCTTAAACTTTAGCATCTATGGTAATCCGGATGGACCAGCAAGCAGTTCTCTGGTTACAGCATTCTCTATCTCACAAATAGCTGGGGCTCTTTGTGATGCAGGGCAGAACTACAAAAACTTGGTGGGATATTTCAAGGGCTTGA AAATTCCTTACGCCAGAGCAGACGTCTTTGGATGCCAGAATCCCAATCCTTGA